In the Nicotiana tabacum cultivar K326 chromosome 16, ASM71507v2, whole genome shotgun sequence genome, one interval contains:
- the LOC107823476 gene encoding protein VAC14 homolog isoform X2 has translation MTIAEALSVIPAAVLRNLSDKLYEKRKNAALELEGIIKQLTGAGDHDKITSVINLLTQEYTYSPQAHNRKGGLIGLAAVTVGLTSEAAQHLEDIVTESEQFSIEEFIPLLRERMNVLNPHVRQFLVGWITVLDSVPDIDMLGFLPDFLDGLFNMLSDSSHEIRQQADSALSEFLEEIKNSPSVDYGRMAEILVQRAGSQDEFTRLTAITWINEFVKLGGDQLVPYYADILGAILPCISDKEEKIRVVSRETNEELRGNEADPAEGFDVGAILSVARRQLSSEWEATRIEALHWMWTLLNRHRSEVLVFLNDVFDTLLRALSDSSDEVVLLVLEVHACIAEDPQHFRQLVVFLVHSFQHDHSLLEKRGALIIRRLCVLLNAERVYRELSTILEGESDLDFASVMVQALNLILLTSTELSDLRDHLKGSLINDAGRDLFLSLYASWCHSPMAMISLCLLAQAYQHASSVIQSLVEEDINVKFLVQLHKLIHLLETPTFAYLRLQLLEPGRYIWLLKALYGLLMLLPQQSAAFKILRTRLKTVPSYSFKEERPVRTSSGISFFNGGGGSQISEDGNPNENSHDMHNGINFGSRLKHFKQIQQQHRLHSKSETHSRFNSASSMKEV, from the exons ATGACTATCGCAGAAGCGTTATCTGTGATTCCAGCAGCTGTTTTGCGTAATCTGTCGGATAAGCTGTACGAGAAGCGCAAGAATGCTGCTTTAGAG TTGGAAGGGATTATTAAGCAATTGACAGGTGCAGGTGATCATGACAAGATCACTTCTGTGATCAATTTGTTGACTCAGGAGTATACTTACTCACCTCAGGCTCATAACCGGAAA GGAGGATTGATAGGACTGGCTGCAGTAACTGTTGGTTTGACTTCAGAAGCAGCGCAGCACCTTGAG GATATTGTCACAGAGAGTGAGCAATTCAG CATTGAAGAATTTATTCCATTGTTGAGAGAACGAATGAATGTCCTCAATCCTCATGTCCGCCAATTTCTTGTTGGGTGGATCACAGTCTTAGACAGTGTTCCGGATATTGATATGCTCGGTTTTCTTCCTGATTTTCTTGATG GATTATTTAATATGCTGAGTGATTCTAGCCATGAAATACGGCAACAGGCTGATTCTGCACTTTCAGAGTTTTTAGAAGAAATTAAGAATTCTCCA TCTGTAGATTATGGCCGCATGGCTGAAATACTAGTGCAAAGGGCAGGCTCGCAGGATGAATTTACTAGGCTGACTGCTATCACTTGG ATAAATGAGTTTGTGAAACTTGGTGGAGATCAACTTGTCCCTTATTATGCTGACATTCTGGGAGCAATATTGCCTTGTATATCtgataaagaagaaaaaataagagtT GTTTCTCGTGAAACAAATGAAGAACTTCGTGGAAATGAGGCTGATCCAGCTGAAGGATTTGATGTAGGAGCAATCCTCTCCGTTGCTAGGAG GCAGTTGTCTAGTGAATGGGAAGCAACACGTATTGAAGCATTACATTGGATGTGGACCCTGCTGAATAGACATCGGTCAGAG GTCTTGGTTTTTCTGAATGATGTCTTTGACACTCTCCTAAGGGCGCTGTCAGATTCCTCCGACGAG GTAGTGCTCTTGGTGCTTGAGGTGCACGCATGCATAGCCGAAGATCCGCAACACTTCCGCCAGCTAGTTGTTTTCCTAGTTCACAGCTTTCAGCATGATCACTCACTTCTGGAGAA ACGTGGAGCTCTGATAATTCGACGGCTATGTGTCCTCCTAAATGCTGAAAGAGTTTACCGTGAACTGTCCACAATACTTGAAGGGGAATCAGATTTGGACTTTGCATCTGTGATGGTTCAG GCCTTAAACTTGATTTTGCTTACTTCAACTGAGTTGTCCGACCTTCGGGATCATCTTAAAGGATCACTTATCAATGATGCCGGGAGAGACTTGTTTCTTTCTTTGTACGCATCGTGGTGCCATTCGCCAATGGCAATGATAAGTCTCTGCCTATTAGCTCAG GCATATCAGCATGCAAGTTCTGTTATTCAGTCTTTGGTTGAAGAAGACATCAATGTGAAGTTCTTAGTGCAGCTACACAAGTTGATCCACCTTCTGGAGACTCCAACCTTTGCTTACCTTAGGCTGCAG CTTCTTGAACCTGGAAGATACATATGGTTGTTAAAAGCATTATATGGTCTACTGATGCTGTTACCGCAG CAAAGTGCAGCCTTTAAGATTCTCCGTACTCGGTTGAAAACTGTTCCTTCGTACTCCTTCAAGGAAGAGCGACCTGTACGAACATCATCTGGGATTTCTTTTTTCAATGGGGGAGGTGGATCACAAATTTCAGAGGATGGCAACCCGAATGAGAATTCACATGATATGCATAATGGAATAAACTTTGGTTCGAGGCTGAAGCATTTTAAGCAAATTCAGCAGCAGCATCGTTTGCATTCAAAGTCAGAGACTCACTCACGTTTTAATTCTGCTTCCTCAATGAAG GAGGTATAA
- the LOC107823477 gene encoding putative calcium-binding protein CML25, translating to MELKSLFKIKKKRVAKANNNDPTPVISRSSSINARARIEEELEQVFKKFDVNGDGKICSSELGSIMASLGNAATEEELLNMIREVDADGDGFIDLQEFIELNTKDVDSDEVLENLKDAFSVFDMDKNGSISAEELQTVLRSLGEDCSLAECRKMISGVDCDGDGMINFEEFKVMMIKGSRFDVTDARIM from the exons ATGGAATTGAAATCTCTGTTCAAAATCAAGAAAAAGCGCGTAGCGAAGGCGAATAACAACGATCCAACGCCAGTGATTTCTAGGTCATCGTCGATTAATGCACGTGCTAGAATCGAAGAGGAATTAGAACAGGTGTTCAAGAAATTCGACGTGAATGGCGACGGGAAAATCTGCTCGTCGGAGTTAGGGTCGATAATGGCCAGCCTCGGCAACGCCGCGACGGAGGAGGAGCTGCTCAACATGATCCGTGAAGTTGACGCCGACGGCGATGGATTCATCGATTTGCAGGAATTCATTGAGCTTAATACAAAGGATGTCGATTCCGATGAG GTACTGGAAAACCTTAAGGACGCATTCTCGGTGTTTGACATGGACAAGAACGGTTCCATCTCGGCCGAGGAGCTGCAAACCGTCCTCCGCAGCCTCGGGGAGGATTGCTCGTTGGCGGAATGCCGGAAAATGATTAGCGGCGTGGATTGCGACGGCGATGGAATGATTAACTTCGAGGAGTTTAAGGTTATGATGATTAAAGGTTCTCGCTTTGACGTAACGGATGCCAGGATTATGTAA
- the LOC107823476 gene encoding protein VAC14 homolog isoform X1, with translation MTIAEALSVIPAAVLRNLSDKLYEKRKNAALELEGIIKQLTGAGDHDKITSVINLLTQEYTYSPQAHNRKGGLIGLAAVTVGLTSEAAQHLEQIVPPVLHSFSHQDSRVRYYACEALYNIAKVVRGDFIIFFNQIFDALCKLSADSDPNVQSAAHLLDRLVKDIVTESEQFSIEEFIPLLRERMNVLNPHVRQFLVGWITVLDSVPDIDMLGFLPDFLDGLFNMLSDSSHEIRQQADSALSEFLEEIKNSPSVDYGRMAEILVQRAGSQDEFTRLTAITWINEFVKLGGDQLVPYYADILGAILPCISDKEEKIRVVSRETNEELRGNEADPAEGFDVGAILSVARRQLSSEWEATRIEALHWMWTLLNRHRSEVLVFLNDVFDTLLRALSDSSDEVVLLVLEVHACIAEDPQHFRQLVVFLVHSFQHDHSLLEKRGALIIRRLCVLLNAERVYRELSTILEGESDLDFASVMVQALNLILLTSTELSDLRDHLKGSLINDAGRDLFLSLYASWCHSPMAMISLCLLAQAYQHASSVIQSLVEEDINVKFLVQLHKLIHLLETPTFAYLRLQLLEPGRYIWLLKALYGLLMLLPQQSAAFKILRTRLKTVPSYSFKEERPVRTSSGISFFNGGGGSQISEDGNPNENSHDMHNGINFGSRLKHFKQIQQQHRLHSKSETHSRFNSASSMKEV, from the exons ATGACTATCGCAGAAGCGTTATCTGTGATTCCAGCAGCTGTTTTGCGTAATCTGTCGGATAAGCTGTACGAGAAGCGCAAGAATGCTGCTTTAGAG TTGGAAGGGATTATTAAGCAATTGACAGGTGCAGGTGATCATGACAAGATCACTTCTGTGATCAATTTGTTGACTCAGGAGTATACTTACTCACCTCAGGCTCATAACCGGAAA GGAGGATTGATAGGACTGGCTGCAGTAACTGTTGGTTTGACTTCAGAAGCAGCGCAGCACCTTGAG CAAATTGTCCCACCAGTCTTGCACTCTTTTTCGCACCAAGACAGCAGAGTTCGTTATTATGCATGTGAAGCTTTGTACAACATAGCGAAG GTTGTAAGGGGAGATTTTATCATATTCTTCAACCAGATCTTTGATGCTTTGTGTAAGCTTTCGGCTGACTCAGATCCCAATGTGCAAAGTGCTGCTCATCTTCTAGATAGACTTGTGAAG GATATTGTCACAGAGAGTGAGCAATTCAG CATTGAAGAATTTATTCCATTGTTGAGAGAACGAATGAATGTCCTCAATCCTCATGTCCGCCAATTTCTTGTTGGGTGGATCACAGTCTTAGACAGTGTTCCGGATATTGATATGCTCGGTTTTCTTCCTGATTTTCTTGATG GATTATTTAATATGCTGAGTGATTCTAGCCATGAAATACGGCAACAGGCTGATTCTGCACTTTCAGAGTTTTTAGAAGAAATTAAGAATTCTCCA TCTGTAGATTATGGCCGCATGGCTGAAATACTAGTGCAAAGGGCAGGCTCGCAGGATGAATTTACTAGGCTGACTGCTATCACTTGG ATAAATGAGTTTGTGAAACTTGGTGGAGATCAACTTGTCCCTTATTATGCTGACATTCTGGGAGCAATATTGCCTTGTATATCtgataaagaagaaaaaataagagtT GTTTCTCGTGAAACAAATGAAGAACTTCGTGGAAATGAGGCTGATCCAGCTGAAGGATTTGATGTAGGAGCAATCCTCTCCGTTGCTAGGAG GCAGTTGTCTAGTGAATGGGAAGCAACACGTATTGAAGCATTACATTGGATGTGGACCCTGCTGAATAGACATCGGTCAGAG GTCTTGGTTTTTCTGAATGATGTCTTTGACACTCTCCTAAGGGCGCTGTCAGATTCCTCCGACGAG GTAGTGCTCTTGGTGCTTGAGGTGCACGCATGCATAGCCGAAGATCCGCAACACTTCCGCCAGCTAGTTGTTTTCCTAGTTCACAGCTTTCAGCATGATCACTCACTTCTGGAGAA ACGTGGAGCTCTGATAATTCGACGGCTATGTGTCCTCCTAAATGCTGAAAGAGTTTACCGTGAACTGTCCACAATACTTGAAGGGGAATCAGATTTGGACTTTGCATCTGTGATGGTTCAG GCCTTAAACTTGATTTTGCTTACTTCAACTGAGTTGTCCGACCTTCGGGATCATCTTAAAGGATCACTTATCAATGATGCCGGGAGAGACTTGTTTCTTTCTTTGTACGCATCGTGGTGCCATTCGCCAATGGCAATGATAAGTCTCTGCCTATTAGCTCAG GCATATCAGCATGCAAGTTCTGTTATTCAGTCTTTGGTTGAAGAAGACATCAATGTGAAGTTCTTAGTGCAGCTACACAAGTTGATCCACCTTCTGGAGACTCCAACCTTTGCTTACCTTAGGCTGCAG CTTCTTGAACCTGGAAGATACATATGGTTGTTAAAAGCATTATATGGTCTACTGATGCTGTTACCGCAG CAAAGTGCAGCCTTTAAGATTCTCCGTACTCGGTTGAAAACTGTTCCTTCGTACTCCTTCAAGGAAGAGCGACCTGTACGAACATCATCTGGGATTTCTTTTTTCAATGGGGGAGGTGGATCACAAATTTCAGAGGATGGCAACCCGAATGAGAATTCACATGATATGCATAATGGAATAAACTTTGGTTCGAGGCTGAAGCATTTTAAGCAAATTCAGCAGCAGCATCGTTTGCATTCAAAGTCAGAGACTCACTCACGTTTTAATTCTGCTTCCTCAATGAAG GAGGTATAA